A region from the Rhizoctonia solani chromosome 13, complete sequence genome encodes:
- a CDS encoding glycoside hydrolase family 23 protein — MVSFSLGSILSLVVLGTTTVGIAVPLIPRDLETQFYQQKEAGFALDPNCGPIGATLNTTRFAGPNGSQAWLSCGLNTTRGWHPPRFSIKDIISKDLEAASKMPNSPFTRCEQYFPLFYKYSDMFKGTSEGLSVDTGQQEELLTDLSTFSSIVPAILIASFANQESGCNAETIGGGDEQGLMQITPDKCGGAPGGNCRDPDFNIRTAIGYFAGELSRHNGSILHTIGAYNGWYEGMTVPAATAAANTSCCRCQQNLDYIHQMCNGWIQGVDAYAANLGSYFNLRITIYASKSHFRSVDFQKQRSGSTVAYFHLEPNRIDSHFDNKKCSPDKSKEQKDPTAAVDSDPRVISQKKNRDPKLDLASKGVLIDAGVTISFRAYPPPLTTVMKTVAPISLVALLASSAVAVAIEAPSYAAGVSHVHARLHASRAQMRRESGGQMYRRCKPKYTGSPSATPDSTPAPAPAPAPENPEPAPAASPAPVTIPEPAPEPSPEPIPAAKTSGGSGDLIKVKSNGCGDVGATSDVTKTSGPNGSQDFLNCGVNTGGWRPPYITVGDLRYKDLGAELASGNSIFKNCAQYWDAIDDASGETGLPAIMIVSIMMQESSCNKDTVGGGGEQGLMQITHEKCAGAPGGNCRDPWFNIHTGARYLKGQVDANGGNVLKAIGSYNGWVDGMTIDSATAARWSACCRCQNNLDYLHQFLNGWLQGKDAYSNGLGVYNNLAVCGAY; from the exons ATGGTATCGTTCTCACTGGGATCTATTCTGAGCTTGGTCGTTCTGGGGACGACCACAGTCGGGATCGCAGTTCCACTAATTCCACGAGATCTGGAGACCCAATTCTACCAACAAAAAGAGGCAGGTTTCGCACTGGATCCTAACTGTGGACCTATTGGAGCAACCT TAAACACCACAAGGTTTGCAGGTCCTAATGGCTCTCAAGCCTGGCTCAGCTGTGGGTTGAATACGACCCGAGGATGGCATCCTCCGAGATTCTCAATCAAAG ATATCATCTCGAAGGATCTCGAGGCGGCATCGAAGATGCCAAACTCGCCATTTACACGATGCGAGCAATACTTCCCCTTGTTCTACAAATACAGTGACATGTTCAAAGGTAC ATCCGAGGGCCTCTCGGTGGACACTGGACAGCAGGAAGAACTTTTGACTGACTTGAGCACGTTTTCTTCAATAGTTCCGGCGATTCTGATCGCATCGTTTGCAAACCAGGAGTCGGGGTGCAATGCGGAGACAATAGGTGGAGGAGATGAACAAGGATTGATGCAGATCACACCGGACAAATGCGGTGGAGCACCGGGCGGCAATTGTCGAGACCCG GATTTTAACATTCGTACAGCTATTGGCTATTTCGCTGGTGAACTTTCTAGGCATAATGGTAGTATTTTGCATACCATTGGAGCATAT AACGGATGGTATGAGGGAATGACCGTTCCCGCTGCTACCGCTGCTGCCAACACATCTTGTTGTCGATGCCAACAGAACCTAGACTA CATCCACCAAATGTGCAATGGATGGATCCAAGGTGTCGATGCCTATGCTGCCAATCTCGGATCTTACTTCAATCTACGA ATCACTATATACGCGTCCAAGAGTCACTTTCGTTCTGTCGACTTTCAAAAGCAAAGAAGTGGCTCGACAGTCGCCTATTTTCATCTCGAACCGAACAGGATCGACAGCCATTTTGACAACAAAAAGTGTTCCCCCGACAAGTCCAAGGAGCAAAAGGACCCAACAGCAGCTGTCGACTCGGACCCGCGGGTGATTTCCCAAAAGAAGAACCGCGATCCAAAACTTGACTTGGCTTCTAAAGGCGTATTGATCGACGCCGGCGTCACCATTAGCTTTCGTG CCTACCCACCGCCGCTCACTACCGTCATGAAGACCGTCGCTCCTATTtctcttgttgcactattGGCTTCGTCTGCCGTAGCCGTCGCTATCGAAGCGCCCTCGTATGCTGCCGGCGTCTCCCATGTCCATGCTCGTCTGCATGCTTCCCGTGCTCAGATGCGCCGCGAGTCCGGCGGCCAAATGTACAGGCGTTGCAAGCCCAAGTACACGGGTTCGCCATCTGCAACCCCTGATTctactcctgctcccgcccctgcccctgctcctgagaacCCGGAGCCTGCCCCCGCCGCCTCTCCTGCCCCCGTTACTATTCCGGAGCCAGCTCCGGAGCCTTCTCCCGAACCCATCCCTGCCGCGAAGACCAGTGGAGGCTCCGGGGACTTGATCAAGGTCAAGTCGAATGGATGCGGTGATGTTGGTGCAACTT CGGATGTCACCAAGACTTCTGGACCGAATGGTTCTCAAGATTTCCTCAACTGTGGTGTCAATACTGGAGGTTGGAGGCCTCCTTACATAACGGTTGGCG ATCTTAGGTACAAGGACCTCGGGGCCGAGTTGGCGAGTGGAAACAGCATTTTCAAGAACTGCGCGCAGTACTGGGATGCCATTGACGACGCTTCTGGGGAGACTGGCT TGCCTGCGATCATGATTGTATCAATCATGATGCAAGAATCGAGTTGTAACAAGGATACTGTGGGCGGTGGAGGAGAGCAAGGTCTTATGCAGATCACACATGAGAAGTGCGCTGGAGCCCCTGGCGGCAACTGCAGGGATCCT TGGTTCAACATCCATACTGGTGCCAGGTACCTGAAGGGCCAAGTTGATGCCAATGGCGGAAATGTTTTGAAGGCAATTGGATCATAC AACGGCTGGGTCGACGGCATGACTATTGACTCGGCTACCGCTGCCCGCTGGTCCGCCTGCTGCAGGTGCCAGAACAACCTTGACTA CCTCCATCAGTTCCTGAACGGATGGCTCCAGGGCAAGGACGCCTACTCGAACGGTCTTGGCGTGTACAACAACCTCGCGGTGTGCGGTGCCTACTAG
- a CDS encoding Fungal Zn(2)-Cys(6) binuclear cluster domain, whose product MYSSPASSLSSPSLSSPDTASLPDTPPVQSTTSLPLLPPPLITAALLDQSRPKRDCRPFPPMTVLDHTGPPSPMDQRPYISRRVSYPSLPPPPPRIDPYLLPSISSLMLAPASPWDYSAQLQFALNSAQTGPYLHPFGRGHQHYQAHMQPGGHIIPGVGAGMGRDLEHHHPGEHSLAGLLGGNRKRPKYTRSKTGCLTCRTKKIKCDETKPICTKCVHGQRECTWPKDVQVNPSATSSAPSSRPSPTTSTPQRSPSRPGPSSDLSRSNSANGRRAGSNFLSSSERGSSSAGTPSRETSPQERLDSHTRNSTESRTPGLLVPHSGSSLSGLTSGADPLSFPQPLDMTSFGNSGVDSFPLSAQFGSLPMGYSDQLSMLNQPLSVDNPASYSPWGPSSYGNGSSPIDTSTANGQWSATQINYSQTQTRSRRFLGVFKKEIWCLSLPLLTINFP is encoded by the exons ATGTATTCGTCTCCCGCCTCCTCTTTATCTTCTCCTTCGCTCTCCTCCCCCGATACGGCTTCACTACCCGACACACCTCCTGTCCAATCCACTACATCGCTGCCTCTCCTTCCTCCGCCTCTCATTACTGCCGCTTTACTCGACCAATCACGTCCAAAACGCGACTGCCGCCCCTTCCCCCCTATGACCGTGCTTGACCACACTGGCCCACCGTCGCCCATGgatcaacgtccttacatcTCTCGTCGGGTTTCCTACCCTTCGTTGCCGCCACCCCCGCCACGCATTGACCCATACCTTTTGCCTTCGATCTCTTCGCTTATGCTCGCACCGGCTTCTCCTTGGGACTATAGTGCTCAGCTACAATTTGCTCTCAACAGTGCCCAGACCGGGCCCTACCTCCATCCCTTTGGTCGTGGACACCAACACTACCAAGCTCACATGCAGCCCGGTGGCCACATCATCCCAGGCGTCGGCGCCGGGATGGGCCGGGACCTCGAGCACCACCACCCTGGCGAGCATAGCCTAGCTGGGCTCCTGGGAGGAAACCGCAAGCGTCCCAAGTACACTAGGAGCAAGACTGGATGCCTGACATGTCGGACCAAGAAAATCAAG TGCGATGAAACAAAACCCATCTGCACCAAGTGCGTGCACGGCCAGCGCGAG TGTACTTGGCCAAAGGACGTCCAAGTTAATCCGTCGGCCACCTCGTCAGCGCCAAGCTCGCGCCCGTCTCCTACCACCAGCACACCTCAACGATCACCATCACGGCCAGGTCCGAGTTCCGACCTCTCGCGATCAAACTCCGCAAATGGCCGTCGCGCCGGTAGCAATTTCCTATCCAGCTCAGAACGCGGAAGCAGTAGTGCTGGTACACCGTCAAGAGAGACTAGCCCGCAAGAGCGACTAGACTCTCATACACGCAACTCCACTGAGTCTCGTACGCCTGG GCTCCTTGTCCCTCACTCAGGCTCGTCGCTCTCGGGGCTTACCTCCGGGGCCGACCCCTTAAGTTTTCCTCAACCTCTCGACATGACGTCCTTTGGTAACTCAGGGGTGGACTCGTTCCCGCTTTCGGCTCAGTTCGGAAGTTTACCCATGGGATACAGCGACCAACTGTCCATGCTCAACCAGCCACTGAGTGTTGATAACCCTGCTTCATATTCCCCATGGGGGCCGTCGTCGTACGGCAATGGCAGCAGCCCTATCGACACTTCCACCGCAAATGGACAATGGAGTGCAACTCAAATCAACTACTCACAAACCCAGACCCGATCGCGCCGTTTTTTAGGAGTGTTCAAGAAAGAAATCTGGTGCTTGTCTCTCCCTCTTCTTACTATTAATTTTCCTTGA